From the genome of Salvia splendens isolate huo1 chromosome 7, SspV2, whole genome shotgun sequence:
GTGTTGTTTTTGTTTGGTTTCCACTTCAATAGTATGTATGTAGGCTACTATCAAAAATTTtccggaaaaaaaaaatcaaaaataaaaaatttagaggtttagggtttaggcaCAAGAGCTGAACAAGCAAGATAGTACATGATTGATTAGAGAATTGATCCTAGCGACCGGCATGTTTTCCCCGGCTCTTAACTAGCCAGCACGTTTTCCGGGCTTTAGATTTCGTTTTAAAGAGctcatgttttgttcttgaagGTATATGACTTAACCGGTGTGATTAGTGCGTCGTTGGTGAAGGAGTACAGAAGACTTAACCGGAAACAGAAACTAGAATGGGACAACAGGTAATGCTTGTTTCCTATTATCATGGATCTGTTTGTTATCTGGCAATTGCTATTGCATCTGAAATTTAAATGGTGGCTGATTGTTTGTGTAGGGGGTTCTCCACCTTCCACGCCATCGTTGCATCAGCTTGTGCTCTGTATCTCTTGCTCGTTTCTGACCTTTTTTACGATTCTCGAGAGCAGTTGGTCATCAATCGGTCTTCAAGCTTTTCAAACACTACACTGGGGGTATGTGAATAAATGCCTCATAATAGTCGCAACgacttaataataaaaattgcgTTTTGATCACCCTGGAACTTAGCATACTTGATCAGAGAACCTGAATGTAGATAGCTGTCCCGATCTTCATTATTTGGATTCTTTCAGGAAACTTACTATTTCAGGAACCAGTTACAAAATTGCAGATCTTATTTATGGGTTATGGTATGCTTTTCTAATATGTTTTGGCTTAATGATGCAGGTCTCAATTGGGTACTTTTTATCAGACTTGGCGATGATACTCTATCAATATCCTGCCTTAGGTGGAGTGGAGTATGTAAGTGGCCTTCTCTAAATGAATATTCAAGTGTCTTACGTTACGTGTATAGCTTTTTGTCTCAGTTACCTAGGATGTTGATAGTCAGGATTTTTTCTTTTGCTAGCTCATACATCACGGACTCTCCTTGTTTGCAATTACTCAATCACTTTTCAGCGGTCAAGCGCAAATTTATATACTAATGGTTCTCTTCACTGAAAGCACAACCCCATTTGTTAATCTACGATGGTAATCTTCGGAAGCAGAGATTTTGTAGCATTCTCTTTGGTATCCTTTACACTCCTGCCAGTCCTTTATTCCTTTTAACTCATTCAGGTATCTTGATGTTGCCGGCCTGAAGAACTCCAAACTATATATTTACAACGGTGTTACTCTGTTCTTGGGTTGGTTGGTACGTACCATTGTACTTGAACAAAGTTCATCAGATCGTTttctattttcatatttttagtgGCATTTGTAGTAAAGAAACTCAATTAACTTCCCAAACCTAACTTTCTGCAAGATGTTCTAGAAAAATTTAATGGAGATACAAACAACATTTCTAGTTCATTAAATGCATTAGCTGAATTCTCTATATGAAGTCCTGTTTACAATTGGTCTCTttcttttattctcttttaccaACTACCTTTTGTGTTTGACAGCATGGTATGGATTATCTTGAAACAGAAGTTGATTATATTTGCATCTTTTGATATAATTGACATTCTTATTATATGATTTGTCATGATGTTTTATATACATTGTTTCCTTTCATCTATTTTGTTTCATGTATGTCATGATGGTTATAACACTTCATTTTGATACTCAGGTTGCAAGgatctttttatttgttttctacttCTACCACATGTACGTCCATTTTGATCAGGTGAGCGAGCATATAACGTTTAATAATGCAGTTCGATCTCTAGTTGTAAGCATGCTCCCCAATCATGTGATTTGGTTGGAAATTGGAATAGATTAATGGTTCTATTATTCAGCTGGAATAGTATTTGGTTATCATCTCATCACACT
Proteins encoded in this window:
- the LOC121742040 gene encoding TLC domain-containing protein 4-B-like isoform X4, with amino-acid sequence MRGLEMGAGFFTVATSTKQLGWLSSVLAGILMCKVVYDLTGVISASLVKEYRRLNRKQKLEWDNRGFSTFHAIVASACALYLLLVSDLFYDSREQLVINRSSSFSNTTLGVSIGYFLSDLAMILYQYPALGGVEYLIHHGLSLFAITQSLFSGQAQIYILMVLFTESTTPFVNLRWYLDVAGLKNSKLYIYNGVTLFLGWLVARIFLFVFYFYHMYVHFDQVKLVYPLGFYSLLTVPPVLATMNLFWFWKIARGMVRTLSKARHSQ
- the LOC121742040 gene encoding TLC domain-containing protein 4-B-like isoform X3, with protein sequence MVYGERGKRMRGLEMGAGFFTVATSTKQLGWLSSVLAGILMCKVVYDLTGVISASLVKEYRRLNRKQKLEWDNRGFSTFHAIVASACALYLLLVSDLFYDSREQLVINRSSSFSNTTLGVSIGYFLSDLAMILYQYPALGGVEYLIHHGLSLFAITQSLFSGQAQIYILMVLFTESTTPFVNLRWYLDVAGLKNSKLYIYNGVTLFLGWLVARIFLFVFYFYHMYVHFDQVKLVYPLGFYSLLTVPPVLATMNLFWFWKIARGMVRTLSKARHSQ
- the LOC121742040 gene encoding TLC domain-containing protein 4-B-like isoform X2, whose translation is MFICRERGKRMRGLEMGAGFFTVATSTKQLGWLSSVLAGILMCKVVYDLTGVISASLVKEYRRLNRKQKLEWDNRGFSTFHAIVASACALYLLLVSDLFYDSREQLVINRSSSFSNTTLGVSIGYFLSDLAMILYQYPALGGVEYLIHHGLSLFAITQSLFSGQAQIYILMVLFTESTTPFVNLRWYLDVAGLKNSKLYIYNGVTLFLGWLVARIFLFVFYFYHMYVHFDQVKLVYPLGFYSLLTVPPVLATMNLFWFWKIARGMVRTLSKARHSQ
- the LOC121742040 gene encoding TLC domain-containing protein 4-B-like isoform X1 — protein: MFPFFLLFSFNNCCCFFLWERGKRMRGLEMGAGFFTVATSTKQLGWLSSVLAGILMCKVVYDLTGVISASLVKEYRRLNRKQKLEWDNRGFSTFHAIVASACALYLLLVSDLFYDSREQLVINRSSSFSNTTLGVSIGYFLSDLAMILYQYPALGGVEYLIHHGLSLFAITQSLFSGQAQIYILMVLFTESTTPFVNLRWYLDVAGLKNSKLYIYNGVTLFLGWLVARIFLFVFYFYHMYVHFDQVKLVYPLGFYSLLTVPPVLATMNLFWFWKIARGMVRTLSKARHSQ